From a region of the Candidatus Omnitrophota bacterium genome:
- a CDS encoding IS481 family transposase yields the protein MPWQVEDIMEKRIQFVAQSFQEGVNFSELCHRFGISRTTGYLWKDRFYEAGSFTQLNKKSRRPHNTPNRTPEVIEEKVVKCWEKWGEGAKKLRPKLVKQGVDLPWITIHRILKQNKKIAAKERSAAAVKRFERERPNELWQMDFKGDYPLPKGRCYPLSILDDRTRFLVGAHGLDRQTREEVQPCLIETFERYGLPEAILSDHGTPWWNVNNGHGLTKLSVFLIQQGIRLYHGRIGHPQTQGKVERFHRTLNEAVRHRGLPDSLEAWRTFLREFRTMYNEERPHEALGMVTPAERYTPSPRPYHPHPPEWEYPPGAPVTRITPSGWLTYKGCHAFVCEALAGERVQVEEAEGLLLIRYRNLYIREIEPAAGKSIPLILDDQSVND from the coding sequence ATGCCTTGGCAAGTCGAGGATATTATGGAAAAACGGATTCAATTTGTCGCTCAATCATTCCAAGAAGGCGTTAATTTCAGCGAACTTTGTCATCGATTCGGAATCAGCCGCACAACGGGATATTTATGGAAAGATCGTTTTTACGAAGCGGGGAGTTTTACGCAGCTCAACAAGAAATCCCGACGGCCGCATAATACGCCGAACCGTACGCCGGAAGTAATTGAAGAAAAAGTTGTGAAATGCTGGGAGAAGTGGGGGGAGGGAGCCAAGAAGCTTCGCCCCAAGTTGGTGAAACAAGGCGTCGATTTGCCGTGGATTACGATTCACCGAATTCTCAAGCAGAATAAAAAGATCGCCGCGAAAGAGCGTAGCGCCGCCGCCGTCAAGCGGTTCGAACGGGAAAGGCCCAACGAATTATGGCAGATGGATTTCAAAGGCGACTATCCCCTTCCGAAGGGGCGTTGTTACCCGCTGTCGATCCTGGATGATCGAACGCGATTTCTCGTAGGGGCGCATGGACTGGACCGGCAAACGCGCGAGGAAGTGCAACCCTGCTTGATCGAAACCTTTGAAAGGTACGGATTGCCGGAAGCGATTTTATCGGATCACGGGACGCCCTGGTGGAATGTCAACAACGGTCACGGCTTGACGAAATTAAGCGTTTTTCTAATTCAGCAAGGCATCCGTCTCTATCACGGGCGGATTGGCCATCCGCAGACGCAAGGCAAAGTGGAACGATTCCATCGCACCTTGAACGAGGCCGTCCGTCATCGAGGGCTTCCGGATTCGCTGGAGGCTTGGCGAACGTTTTTGCGGGAATTCCGTACGATGTACAATGAGGAACGTCCGCATGAAGCGCTGGGCATGGTTACGCCCGCCGAGCGCTATACCCCTAGCCCCCGCCCGTACCATCCCCATCCGCCGGAATGGGAGTATCCGCCGGGAGCGCCGGTGACTCGGATCACCCCCTCCGGATGGTTGACCTACAAAGGATGTCACGCCTTCGTGTGCGAGGCGCTGGCGGGAGAACGGGTTCAAGTCGAAGAGGCGGAAGGATTGCTCTTGATCCGATATCGGAACCTGTATATCCGGGAAATTGAACCGGCGGCGGGAAAAAGTATTCCGCTGATTCTGGACGATCAATCCGTGAATGACTGA
- a CDS encoding Gfo/Idh/MocA family oxidoreductase, producing the protein MNKKNAPHTLPRRGFMKAASAGAGLMLVKPESVFGAPANSLIQAGLIGCGGRGTHDAGVFVRMTDTRFIALADYFEDRLQSTKNTLDGRLKEKGQPEIEASKLFKGMKSYEDVLAIDDIDMVLITSPVYFHPIHFEAAVNAGKHIYMEKPAGADVAGVKKVIEAGRKANGKKSMMIGFQIRFSLEFQEAVNRVHQGDIGDPVSGMVNYHAGRLGGRNLPNATEEENRLRNWVFDKALSGDIIVEQNVHVIDVCNWYLQNHPVKAFGTGGRKARVDIGDCWDHFICIFWYPNDVRIDFSSSQFLRGWGDCRERIFGTRGTANTPYTGNAEITGDKSWQSENTDLLGGTEERKVTTFIESVKSGNYANETLQAAESTLTCILGRIAAYEERMVTWDEMMKSNLTIDPKLKL; encoded by the coding sequence ATGAATAAAAAGAACGCCCCTCACACGCTGCCCCGGCGCGGATTCATGAAAGCCGCCTCCGCAGGCGCTGGTTTAATGTTGGTCAAGCCGGAATCCGTATTCGGCGCCCCAGCCAATTCCCTCATCCAAGCGGGTCTTATCGGATGCGGCGGCCGTGGGACGCACGATGCCGGCGTGTTCGTCCGCATGACGGATACGCGCTTCATCGCTCTGGCCGATTACTTCGAAGACCGTCTGCAATCGACGAAAAACACTCTCGATGGCCGCTTGAAAGAAAAGGGCCAACCTGAAATCGAAGCCTCCAAACTATTCAAAGGCATGAAATCTTACGAAGACGTTTTGGCTATAGACGATATTGACATGGTTCTCATCACTAGCCCCGTCTATTTCCACCCCATCCATTTCGAAGCGGCGGTCAATGCGGGTAAGCATATTTACATGGAGAAGCCAGCGGGCGCCGACGTGGCGGGCGTCAAGAAAGTGATCGAGGCTGGACGCAAAGCGAATGGAAAAAAGAGCATGATGATTGGCTTCCAAATCCGCTTCAGCCTGGAATTTCAGGAAGCCGTAAATCGCGTCCATCAAGGCGATATCGGCGATCCCGTCAGCGGCATGGTCAATTACCATGCCGGCCGTCTTGGCGGACGCAACCTGCCCAACGCGACGGAAGAGGAAAACCGGCTGCGCAATTGGGTATTCGACAAAGCTCTTTCCGGCGACATCATCGTCGAACAGAACGTCCATGTTATCGATGTATGCAACTGGTATCTGCAAAACCATCCCGTTAAAGCTTTCGGAACCGGCGGACGCAAAGCCCGCGTCGATATAGGCGACTGCTGGGATCACTTCATCTGCATCTTCTGGTATCCCAATGATGTGCGCATCGATTTCAGCTCGTCCCAATTTCTACGGGGATGGGGCGATTGCCGCGAGCGCATCTTCGGAACCCGTGGAACCGCCAATACGCCTTATACTGGCAACGCCGAAATCACCGGCGACAAATCCTGGCAATCGGAAAATACCGATCTGCTGGGCGGTACGGAAGAACGTAAAGTTACTACCTTCATCGAAAGCGTTAAAAGCGGCAACTACGCCAACGAAACCCTGCAAGCCGCCGAAAGCACTCTGACTTGCATATTAGGTCGCATCGCAGCTTATGAAGAACGTATGGTAACTTGGGATGAAATGATGAAATCCAACCTGACGATAGATCCAAAACTTAAATTGTGA
- a CDS encoding Hsp20/alpha crystallin family protein, whose translation MYIREQKSPFQGKKPCESFLSPLAGDKKTCGAPREDWKPAVDIIENAECFVIEMDLPGIDADRLIVETGEDFMVVRGEKKKTDERPFVAANRLERGFGAFERSISLPVAIVSEAITTTYENGVMTIHLPKKEISVPKTIKIDFIN comes from the coding sequence ATGTATATACGTGAGCAGAAATCCCCTTTCCAAGGTAAAAAACCGTGCGAGAGTTTCCTCTCTCCGCTGGCGGGAGATAAAAAAACTTGCGGCGCGCCGAGAGAAGACTGGAAACCCGCTGTGGATATCATTGAGAACGCCGAATGTTTCGTCATCGAAATGGACCTGCCAGGGATCGACGCCGATCGGCTGATCGTGGAAACAGGCGAGGATTTTATGGTCGTCCGCGGCGAGAAAAAGAAGACGGACGAGCGGCCTTTCGTGGCGGCGAACCGGTTGGAGCGAGGCTTCGGCGCGTTTGAACGAAGCATATCGCTGCCCGTGGCTATCGTGAGCGAAGCGATAACCACTACTTACGAGAACGGCGTAATGACGATTCATCTTCCCAAAAAAGAAATATCCGTTCCTAAAACGATCAAGATCGATTTCATCAATTAA
- a CDS encoding PspC domain-containing protein, with translation MALNKDLPPNLNRETPEIDRLARELDKCWQAYQRVKEAADVISFREGVHPALVESMKKAANQQFTDEVYDAVHRFSSGEEAEPSPKLEAAEAETSSEAETEAMPNIRKLYRVKDDKMVAGICGGLAKYFEIDSSIIRVGFVLASIFWGAGIIAYVVLLLILQHEE, from the coding sequence ATGGCTCTCAATAAGGATTTACCCCCTAACCTGAATCGAGAAACACCCGAAATCGACCGGCTGGCCAGAGAATTGGACAAATGCTGGCAGGCTTACCAGCGCGTCAAAGAGGCGGCGGACGTAATTTCCTTTAGGGAAGGCGTTCATCCCGCGCTTGTCGAATCGATGAAGAAAGCCGCCAACCAGCAATTCACCGATGAAGTCTACGACGCCGTGCATCGGTTTTCTTCTGGAGAAGAGGCGGAACCGTCGCCCAAGTTGGAAGCCGCCGAAGCCGAGACGAGTTCGGAGGCGGAGACGGAAGCAATGCCGAATATCCGCAAACTCTACCGCGTCAAAGACGACAAAATGGTGGCGGGCATCTGCGGCGGCCTGGCGAAGTATTTCGAAATCGACAGCAGCATCATCCGCGTAGGCTTCGTCCTCGCCAGCATCTTTTGGGGAGCGGGAATTATCGCTTACGTCGTCCTGCTGCTGATCTTGCAGCATGAGGAGTGA
- the gpmA gene encoding 2,3-diphosphoglycerate-dependent phosphoglycerate mutase encodes MKKIVLLRHGESVWNQENKFTGWTDVDLSEKGLAEANEAGRLLREGGYQFDIAYTSVLKRAIRTLWIALDEIDQMWIDVHRSWRLNERHYGALQGLNKAETAAKYGDDQVKIWRRSYDVPPPELEKTDDRFPGKDRRYANLKPEELPTTESLKLTIDRFLPYWFDVIVPSVNAGKRVIIAAHGNSLRGLVKHLDNVSEKDILELNIPTGIPLIYELDDDLKPIKSYYLGDAEELKKKMQAVANQGKAK; translated from the coding sequence ATGAAGAAAATCGTATTGCTTCGGCATGGCGAAAGCGTATGGAATCAGGAAAATAAATTCACCGGTTGGACCGATGTCGATCTATCGGAAAAAGGACTAGCGGAAGCCAATGAAGCCGGGCGCCTGCTGCGCGAAGGCGGCTACCAATTCGACATCGCTTATACTTCCGTTCTCAAACGCGCCATCCGCACATTGTGGATCGCCCTGGACGAAATCGACCAGATGTGGATCGACGTTCATCGCAGTTGGAGGCTCAACGAGCGCCATTACGGCGCACTGCAAGGCCTCAACAAGGCGGAGACGGCGGCCAAGTACGGCGACGACCAAGTGAAAATCTGGCGCCGTAGTTATGATGTTCCACCCCCGGAATTAGAAAAGACGGATGATCGCTTCCCCGGCAAAGATCGCCGCTACGCCAACCTGAAACCTGAAGAATTGCCCACCACCGAAAGTTTGAAACTGACCATCGACCGTTTTCTTCCCTATTGGTTTGACGTCATCGTCCCCAGCGTCAACGCCGGAAAAAGAGTGATTATCGCCGCCCACGGCAACAGTCTGCGCGGTCTGGTGAAGCATCTGGACAACGTTTCGGAAAAAGACATCCTCGAACTTAACATCCCCACCGGCATCCCGCTGATTTATGAGTTGGATGACGATCTGAAGCCGATCAAATCCTATTATTTAGGCGATGCGGAAGAATTGAAGAAGAAAATGCAAGCCGTCGCCAACCAGGGGAAAGCCAAGTAG
- the gcvT gene encoding glycine cleavage system aminomethyltransferase GcvT: MMSSKTPLYDHHLAEKGRMVDFAGWDMPVQYESIPLEHKAVRRSAGVFDVGHMGRFWIEGGGAADSLERLTASRMKDMEIGQVRYTVVCNPEGGVKDDILVTRLGENWFVVVVNASNRKKLLPWFREHFAPKTLLDDYTLETGMIAVQGPEAAKIVESMFPGADELAYYHARDFSQGKGEIIVSRTGYTGEDGFEIIARDDETCDFWDRVRALGAQPAGLGARDTLRLEMGYPLYGHELTEEITPLEAGVGWAIHLDKEDFIGLAALKKQKETGVPRRRIGFQLEEKGIPREGCALYAGEIPIGAATSGGFSPTLETGIGMGLVQAQYVKTDNLSVEVRSKRLAAKIVKPPFVTKHVKA; this comes from the coding sequence ATGATGAGTTCAAAAACGCCTCTTTACGATCATCATCTGGCGGAAAAAGGCCGGATGGTCGATTTCGCCGGCTGGGATATGCCGGTGCAATACGAATCCATCCCCTTGGAACATAAAGCAGTGCGGCGTTCGGCGGGCGTTTTCGACGTCGGCCACATGGGGCGCTTCTGGATCGAAGGCGGCGGAGCCGCCGATTCGCTGGAACGGCTGACCGCTTCGCGCATGAAAGACATGGAAATCGGGCAAGTGCGGTATACCGTCGTCTGCAATCCCGAAGGCGGCGTAAAGGACGATATTCTGGTAACGCGGCTAGGGGAAAATTGGTTCGTCGTTGTGGTTAATGCCTCCAACCGGAAAAAACTGCTGCCTTGGTTTCGGGAACATTTCGCCCCGAAGACGTTATTGGACGACTACACCTTGGAAACAGGCATGATCGCTGTTCAAGGGCCTGAAGCGGCGAAAATCGTGGAAAGCATGTTTCCCGGCGCCGATGAATTGGCTTACTACCACGCCCGCGATTTTAGCCAAGGAAAAGGAGAAATCATCGTCTCGCGCACGGGCTACACCGGCGAGGACGGCTTCGAAATCATCGCTCGCGATGACGAGACTTGCGATTTTTGGGATCGCGTCCGCGCGCTCGGCGCTCAACCGGCGGGACTGGGAGCGCGGGATACTCTGCGTCTGGAAATGGGCTATCCGCTGTACGGTCACGAGTTGACGGAAGAAATTACGCCGCTGGAGGCGGGCGTAGGCTGGGCGATTCATCTGGACAAAGAAGATTTCATCGGCCTGGCCGCTCTAAAAAAACAAAAAGAAACGGGCGTTCCCCGGAGGCGCATCGGCTTCCAGCTGGAAGAGAAAGGCATCCCCCGCGAGGGCTGCGCGCTCTACGCGGGAGAAATACCTATCGGCGCGGCGACCAGCGGCGGATTTTCCCCCACATTGGAAACGGGAATCGGCATGGGATTAGTGCAAGCGCAATATGTAAAAACGGATAATTTGTCCGTAGAAGTTCGTTCCAAGCGCCTAGCGGCGAAGATCGTTAAACCGCCTTTCGTAACCAAGCATGTAAAAGCGTGA
- a CDS encoding penicillin acylase family protein produces the protein MIAKRTILTALFSISIGFTAGAAPSPEFGKIELLRDEWGVPHIFSDTDAGAFYGVGYVQAEDRAFQMYYSLRIIQGRVSEILGDVPANRRDFSTFDHDKKFRTLGFYRAANRLVGKLDAETVKLLQAFSDGVNDYVAENRTKLLYLFDELGLEPEPWTPADCLASWWHLGNFFAGDGLRDVMQYHNRKNGARPQPAAKEGARPAMRDSMEALAQRAANFKPPVDDAAAVVQEEDISPEWIQKVQNFLQQKSLSFTKDNPSGEVNPKYSHAWVVGGQATTTGGAVLVSDPQTPVRNPSLLYEYHFQGKTFNARGAGVPGSPIILIGWTDRVAWGLTALGADQADMFLLKTDADHPNQYFFDGQWRDMAITKETIKVKGASPQTLTVKETHFGPVVTTIAYDMRPGEEAALKRIPLCQTDNDTIQGAVAMMRARDVKEFSKAIEGWSFPSANIVFGDAQGNIAYWVLAAIPMRSPLALDGENAAHDGSDSKYDWLGTMPYDLLPHVVNPKRGYLLSANHRPIGSFYPTLLGISTGSTGDTSRSWRLRERLQEKKTFTPEEVLAIHYDCVNAPKREILHLGYHMRDVLKAHLSEASLNALAYLEEWYKNGAQSDMAVKGTELVNLLSTFFRMTATELAFVHGGGETGLTRFLKSTQSRIQKNPQADLDDMEKGWIDETLKSAWQSAIAKYGSDPQKWHEAALREAQQETLGYFVSLDNFSALDPQKIVKVPYLTCLDGGTIHSQKAQSYTQWVPMNDIDSAKSLLPIGPSERPGDPLRLSAYEMWSKGELHPAPITRQAVEKYAKNARILSKSN, from the coding sequence ATGATCGCTAAAAGAACGATCTTAACGGCGTTGTTTTCAATATCCATCGGCTTCACGGCGGGAGCGGCGCCTTCCCCGGAATTCGGCAAGATTGAGTTGTTGCGCGACGAGTGGGGCGTTCCGCATATTTTTTCCGATACTGACGCCGGGGCGTTTTACGGAGTGGGCTATGTCCAGGCGGAAGACCGCGCTTTTCAGATGTACTATTCCCTGCGAATCATCCAGGGCCGCGTTTCAGAAATTCTCGGCGACGTCCCCGCGAACCGGCGCGATTTTTCCACGTTCGATCATGATAAAAAATTCCGAACCTTGGGCTTCTATCGCGCCGCTAACCGGCTGGTTGGCAAGTTGGATGCGGAAACGGTGAAATTGCTGCAAGCCTTCAGCGACGGCGTCAACGATTATGTCGCGGAAAATCGAACCAAATTGTTGTACCTCTTCGATGAACTCGGCCTTGAGCCTGAACCTTGGACGCCCGCCGACTGTCTGGCCAGTTGGTGGCATTTGGGTAACTTTTTCGCCGGAGACGGCTTGCGGGACGTTATGCAATATCACAACCGCAAGAATGGCGCGCGTCCCCAACCCGCCGCCAAAGAAGGCGCCCGCCCAGCGATGCGCGACAGCATGGAAGCCCTGGCGCAAAGAGCCGCCAATTTTAAGCCGCCGGTGGATGACGCCGCCGCCGTCGTTCAAGAAGAAGACATCAGTCCGGAATGGATCCAAAAAGTTCAAAATTTTCTCCAACAAAAAAGCCTATCTTTCACGAAGGATAATCCCAGCGGCGAGGTCAATCCCAAATACAGCCACGCCTGGGTGGTTGGCGGCCAGGCGACAACGACAGGCGGCGCCGTACTGGTCAGCGATCCTCAAACCCCGGTGCGCAATCCTTCCCTCCTTTACGAATATCATTTCCAAGGCAAAACCTTCAACGCGCGCGGAGCCGGCGTTCCCGGCAGTCCTATTATTCTCATCGGCTGGACGGATCGCGTCGCATGGGGATTGACGGCATTAGGCGCGGATCAAGCCGATATGTTTTTACTGAAAACGGACGCGGATCATCCCAACCAGTATTTCTTCGACGGCCAATGGCGGGATATGGCGATAACGAAAGAGACCATCAAAGTCAAAGGCGCTTCGCCGCAGACGCTGACCGTCAAGGAAACCCATTTCGGCCCCGTCGTTACGACGATCGCCTACGATATGCGTCCCGGCGAAGAAGCGGCGTTGAAGCGAATTCCCCTTTGCCAAACGGACAACGATACGATTCAAGGCGCCGTGGCCATGATGCGCGCCCGTGACGTGAAAGAATTTTCCAAAGCCATCGAAGGTTGGAGTTTCCCCTCGGCCAACATCGTTTTCGGGGATGCGCAAGGCAACATCGCCTATTGGGTATTGGCCGCCATTCCCATGCGTTCGCCTTTGGCTCTGGATGGCGAGAATGCCGCCCATGACGGCTCCGATTCCAAGTACGATTGGCTGGGAACTATGCCTTACGACCTGTTGCCCCATGTCGTCAATCCTAAGCGAGGCTATCTCCTCTCCGCCAATCACCGCCCCATTGGTTCCTTCTATCCCACGCTGCTCGGCATCAGCACCGGCTCGACCGGCGATACTTCCCGCTCCTGGCGCTTGCGCGAACGGTTGCAGGAAAAGAAAACTTTTACGCCGGAAGAGGTTCTCGCCATCCATTACGACTGCGTCAACGCTCCCAAGCGCGAAATTCTTCACCTCGGCTATCACATGCGCGACGTATTGAAAGCGCATCTCTCGGAAGCGTCATTGAACGCGCTGGCTTATTTGGAAGAGTGGTATAAGAACGGCGCCCAATCCGATATGGCGGTCAAAGGAACGGAACTAGTCAACTTGCTCTCTACTTTCTTCCGCATGACGGCGACGGAATTGGCGTTCGTCCACGGCGGCGGCGAGACGGGACTTACCCGCTTCCTTAAATCCACGCAATCGCGCATCCAAAAAAATCCTCAAGCGGATTTAGACGACATGGAAAAAGGATGGATCGACGAAACATTGAAATCGGCTTGGCAATCGGCTATTGCGAAATATGGGAGCGATCCGCAAAAATGGCATGAAGCAGCCCTGCGCGAAGCGCAACAGGAAACATTGGGTTATTTCGTTTCACTAGATAATTTCTCCGCTCTCGATCCTCAGAAGATCGTCAAGGTTCCTTATCTAACCTGCCTCGACGGCGGAACCATCCATTCGCAGAAAGCGCAATCCTATACGCAATGGGTTCCCATGAACGACATCGATTCCGCCAAGTCGCTATTGCCCATCGGCCCATCGGAACGCCCCGGTGATCCCTTGAGGTTAAGCGCTTACGAAATGTGGTCGAAAGGCGAACTGCATCCCGCGCCCATAACCCGTCAGGCAGTGGAAAAATACGCCAAAAACGCAAGAATTTTGTCAAAATCGAATTGA
- a CDS encoding sigma-70 family RNA polymerase sigma factor, which translates to MCDQAEEATYIQRVLAGDRESFRALVENYNGVVYRIAYGMTRNAESAQDAVQEVFYRAYRGLEKFDMEQPFGAWIRRIAVNYLLDQRKKKRAFTVSMTAEDNQEIDAPDESENPRERWMKKERQTAVLQALQRLPEKYRMILTLRHFDNLSYEEIADTLAMPLGTVTTQIHRARSKLAELLSPLQKELTI; encoded by the coding sequence ATGTGCGATCAGGCGGAAGAGGCAACCTATATTCAGCGCGTGCTGGCTGGCGACCGCGAATCGTTTCGCGCGTTGGTGGAGAACTATAACGGCGTTGTTTATCGCATTGCTTATGGTATGACCCGCAACGCCGAGAGCGCTCAGGACGCCGTCCAGGAAGTCTTTTACCGCGCTTATCGCGGATTGGAAAAGTTCGATATGGAACAACCGTTTGGAGCGTGGATCCGCCGCATCGCCGTGAATTACCTCCTGGATCAACGCAAGAAAAAACGCGCTTTTACAGTTTCGATGACGGCGGAGGATAACCAGGAAATCGACGCGCCGGACGAATCGGAAAATCCGCGCGAGCGCTGGATGAAGAAAGAACGACAAACCGCCGTCCTGCAAGCGTTGCAGCGGCTGCCGGAGAAATACCGCATGATTCTGACGCTGCGGCATTTCGATAACTTGAGCTACGAAGAGATCGCCGATACGCTGGCTATGCCCCTGGGTACGGTGACTACCCAGATTCATCGGGCGAGAAGCAAACTGGCGGAGTTGCTGAGTCCGCTGCAAAAAGAGTTGACGATTTAA
- a CDS encoding class I SAM-dependent methyltransferase produces the protein MFFHRRRAEYRKLVEREGELWGRSKTGVRISWFDSPLIYRYICQSVSGRPHVDWVDYIKEKYFHRPAELGLTAGCGHGDAERHFLQRDVVRRMEAFDISPQAIEQARRLAEERGFGERARYFVGDANYLEDAPLSNSYDVIFGVMSLHHFEQLEKCLDELQAKLKPGGYFIADEFIGPERFQWSDAQLEAANRLLACFPKELRRYLDRPDEWKTLVKRPTIEEMMKYQAFEAICSPRIISAIQKRFDVLEIKYYGGTVLHILFEGIMGNFKEENEREHAIMVRMAIECERLLLAHGGLPHDHALIVARKK, from the coding sequence GTGTTTTTCCATCGCCGCCGCGCGGAATATCGAAAACTGGTGGAGCGGGAAGGGGAACTATGGGGACGCAGCAAAACCGGCGTTCGCATTTCCTGGTTCGATTCTCCCCTCATTTACCGTTATATCTGCCAAAGCGTCTCCGGACGTCCGCACGTCGATTGGGTGGATTATATCAAAGAAAAATATTTCCACCGCCCTGCGGAACTGGGGCTGACCGCTGGATGCGGGCATGGCGATGCGGAGCGCCATTTTCTGCAACGGGACGTCGTGCGCCGCATGGAAGCGTTCGACATCAGCCCCCAAGCCATCGAACAAGCGCGCCGGCTGGCGGAGGAGCGCGGTTTCGGCGAACGGGCGCGGTATTTCGTTGGCGATGCCAATTACCTGGAAGACGCCCCCCTCTCTAACAGCTATGACGTCATCTTCGGCGTCATGTCGCTGCATCATTTCGAGCAATTGGAAAAATGCCTGGACGAGCTGCAAGCGAAACTGAAGCCGGGAGGCTATTTCATAGCCGACGAATTTATCGGCCCCGAACGCTTTCAATGGAGCGACGCGCAGTTAGAGGCCGCCAATCGCCTTCTGGCCTGCTTTCCCAAGGAATTGCGGCGTTATCTCGACCGCCCGGACGAATGGAAGACGCTCGTCAAACGCCCCACAATCGAGGAGATGATGAAATACCAAGCCTTCGAGGCGATCTGCTCGCCGCGCATCATCTCCGCCATCCAGAAACGTTTCGATGTATTGGAAATCAAGTATTACGGCGGAACCGTCCTCCACATTCTCTTCGAAGGCATCATGGGCAATTTTAAAGAAGAGAACGAGCGCGAGCACGCCATCATGGTGCGCATGGCCATCGAATGCGAACGCCTGCTTCTCGCTCATGGCGGCCTGCCGCACGATCACGCCTTAATCGTCGCCCGCAAAAAATAA
- a CDS encoding pitrilysin family protein — translation MPSETPAIQIPQREVVREVMANGTVFLYAPNPYNPIVAMNILSRQASRHEQAEKAGMANLCMRLLSAGTDLHTEEEIAINLERNGALFKAEAGKDNSAVDLLSTTHFFQDDLQAVLELLDRPTFPEDKIERECEIVRMNILEQEDSLLTYTMRIFRKLFFGDHPYSWPNIGLVETLDNIERDDLVPFAQGVFEPSNLIVSVVGGSEKSGVREMISNAFADRPVNGYRSIPDPPPAAPAFVSNCEKVEQKESEAEYIVMGYPGCSIRDEIAIPMRLIGAILGGSMDSRLFREIRDKRGLCYQVGANFTPSHGHSPLMIYAVSSPQNRRDVISCAEAEIKRLQDESISEEELDRVKTYICGTNVMSMETVMGQASRFALYEAAGLGWEYANRFSEEIYKADAQTIQDVARKLLTHRLLTITAPPA, via the coding sequence ATGCCATCCGAAACCCCGGCTATACAAATCCCCCAAAGAGAAGTCGTCCGCGAAGTTATGGCGAACGGGACGGTCTTTCTTTACGCTCCCAATCCATATAATCCCATTGTGGCGATGAACATCCTCTCCCGCCAGGCTTCCCGCCACGAACAGGCCGAAAAAGCGGGCATGGCCAATCTTTGCATGAGGCTCCTATCCGCCGGAACGGATCTGCATACGGAAGAGGAGATCGCCATTAATCTCGAACGCAACGGCGCCCTTTTCAAAGCGGAAGCGGGCAAGGACAACAGCGCCGTTGATCTGCTCTCCACTACCCATTTTTTCCAGGACGATCTCCAGGCGGTTTTGGAATTATTGGATCGCCCCACGTTTCCCGAAGACAAAATCGAGCGCGAATGCGAAATTGTCCGCATGAATATCCTCGAACAGGAAGATTCGCTCTTGACTTACACGATGCGCATTTTCCGCAAGCTGTTTTTCGGCGATCATCCCTACTCCTGGCCCAATATTGGCCTGGTGGAAACGCTGGACAATATCGAAAGAGACGATCTCGTCCCCTTCGCCCAAGGCGTTTTCGAACCATCCAATCTCATTGTTTCCGTTGTGGGCGGTTCCGAAAAGAGCGGCGTCCGGGAGATGATTTCCAACGCCTTCGCCGATCGTCCCGTCAACGGCTATCGCTCCATTCCCGATCCGCCTCCCGCCGCTCCCGCCTTCGTTTCCAACTGCGAGAAAGTGGAACAAAAGGAATCAGAGGCGGAATACATTGTTATGGGTTATCCCGGCTGCAGCATCCGCGACGAGATCGCCATCCCCATGCGCCTTATTGGCGCCATTCTTGGCGGTTCGATGGATTCGCGTCTTTTCCGTGAAATCCGCGACAAGCGGGGCTTATGTTACCAGGTCGGCGCCAATTTCACTCCCTCGCATGGCCATTCGCCCTTAATGATCTACGCCGTCTCTTCGCCGCAAAACCGGAGGGACGTGATTTCGTGCGCCGAGGCGGAAATCAAGCGGCTTCAGGACGAATCCATCTCGGAGGAAGAATTGGATCGCGTTAAAACCTACATTTGTGGTACTAACGTTATGTCTATGGAAACCGTCATGGGCCAGGCCTCTCGCTTTGCCCTCTACGAAGCCGCCGGGTTGGGATGGGAATACGCCAACCGCTTCTCCGAAGAGATTTATAAAGCCGACGCCCAAACTATCCAGGACGTCGCCCGCAAGTTATTAACCCATCGCCTGCTGACCATCACCGCCCCTCCCGCCTGA